From the genome of Medicago truncatula cultivar Jemalong A17 chromosome 2, MtrunA17r5.0-ANR, whole genome shotgun sequence:
agaataaaaaaaatgatggaatgcaatttgcattttagagagatttgtggtttttttatttctttcaaaattatcTTTGTAGCTCTTGTATGTTTGGGTCTTGTCAAATGTATTGTTTCCTTTGTTATGATTTTTACACTtgactttatcttatttctaaCTTCTCcatctttttaattttggttACATCAAAATGTGATAAATTTATATGTTTAATTGAATATctacaaaacaataaaaaaaaatgcacacgTAAAAATATCCAAAACATACACATACATACAGCGACAGAAATTGATGcttaaatttgtcaaaaaaaaaaaaaaaacaatgttgaaaagataaagatacttataaaacaaattcaaagaTATTACTCTAATGAGGATGAGTGCTAATTACTTCCTAATGAGGATGATTGCTAGTCGCTTTCACCCTAACACTTTCTTTTCAACAATGCTTACTCATTTATATCTCATATTAAGTAGTGAgacccaataaaagagtgagtgtttGTTTCGTTTTGCTGTGACAAAAATTGATAATGTAAAATTGAATCTAGGCAATCATACTTATTTCTAATATGAATAACAATGTTAACAAATTGTGTCAACCCTAATCCTAATAGTTTTGGCTCCAAACTGTTATGGCCGTTGGATGCATCTGTGAAgattatttttagtttaaaattattgttaaagTATGACTTTGAAAACATGGAACTATAACTCTTGTAAGATGATATATGCAATTTTTTCAGATTAGTGTAGTTTGGTAATTATGATATAGTAGTCCACGATTTAAATGCTTCTCTCATGAGATGTGGATTTGGTTTTCATGAATGAGTGTTTTAATTGCTAAGTATAGAATTTTATGGGGGATGGCTTGGGGGTTTAACAGATTTTGAGATAATTTATGTGTTATTTGTGACTTTGTTAACTATATTTACAGTTTAAGTGTTTGATTGAGTAGTATGTAAACACATAGAAGGAAAGCATTATATCATTTGTAAATGCAGCAGGATTTTTGGATAATTCGTAAATgaatattgataaaaaaaaagtattgtaaAAGACTCCACAAGAATCGTGAATGAAACTCTTTCTGCGTAACTCATAATTCCTGGGAAGAGACGTCTCATAGATgacacttatttatttatatctatATATCTTTGCtattagaagaaaaacaaaattaaagtttATTCGAAAACATTGTAGATGACTTCTATATATATGAGACTTCATAGCTAGGGTTTTAAAATTTGGTGCAATCTGTTGCCTTGAAAGAAACCACCTGCCTTTCCAAATCAAACCCAATCAAATAGTTTGACTGGGCATAGTTTCCATAAGTGACATATTCTTCATTAGTGTCGAAGACTGCGAAGCAGAAATTATCATCTTGTACCGGAATGAACATTTGAGCGGGCGTTAAGAGTACATCTCCACCTTCAAAATGAATGGTTAATGTTGGTCCATTAAGATTAGTTGGTGTTTGATAGCAAAGCTCGTAACCATCTATCCGAAATGGTTCCAATGCTACCTTGTTCCTCACTTGTTCGATTAATCTGTGATAAAATTCTTCGGGTAAATAAGTTATTGTTGTCCCCGAATCAATCAAAATGTTACCCTTTGTGATAGTCCCTAAGGAAGAACCATTACTAAAGGGCAAATTAATATCTTCTACACTAATGCCTAATAAGGTAGCAAAATATCCAGTCCCATCTTTAGAAATTAAAGGTGTAGAAACCGTACCGTTCCCTAAAACTTCACTCCCTTTACCGAAATTCATTTGGCTTGTAATACTAGGGTCAGTGTTGAATGGAACCAAACATTGAGAAAACATGTTGCCTCCGGCTCCAAGGGAAGAACCTATTTGAGAAATGAGTGACAGGGGTcctcttccaagacctattaaaCCCATCTCGCGGTCATTGAAACCACTGTTGTTGTGTCCGCATCCAAAAATAATGCCTTGAAAGGCCACTGGTTCCCCTGTGGTTGATGTTAAAGTAAGTGTTTCTTGTGCCAACACTCCTTGTGTTATGGAATTATCGGCGTAAGAGTAGGTGTAGTTGCAAGTCTTCTGATCAGTAGAACACAAACTTGAATCTAGTTTATTACATGACTCCGTTCCACATGTGATGTTGGTATAACTGGAGGAGCTCCGAGGATCAAACATAGGGTTTTGTTGTTTATAGCATTTGGTGCAAGGAATGCATTGGAACCATACAAGGTCACT
Proteins encoded in this window:
- the LOC11418323 gene encoding aspartic proteinase CDR1, which codes for MAYLRTIHPCLAIIALLFLLSSIGAHNDGFSVKLIRRNSSHDSYKPSTIQSPVSAYDCEYLMELSIGTPPIKIYAEADTGSDLVWFQCIPCTKCYKQQNPMFDPRSSSSYTNITCGTESCNKLDSSLCSTDQKTCNYTYSYADNSITQGVLAQETLTLTSTTGEPVAFQGIIFGCGHNNSGFNDREMGLIGLGRGPLSLISQIGSSLGAGGNMFSQCLVPFNTDPSITSQMNFGKGSEVLGNGTVSTPLISKDGTGYFATLLGISVEDINLPFSNGSSLGTITKGNILIDSGTTITYLPEEFYHRLIEQVRNKVALEPFRIDGYELCYQTPTNLNGPTLTIHFEGGDVLLTPAQMFIPVQDDNFCFAVFDTNEEYVTYGNYAQSNYLIGFDLERQVVSFKATDCTKF